From one Gemella morbillorum genomic stretch:
- a CDS encoding ComE operon protein 2, giving the protein MQRISWDEYFMAQSHLLSLRSTCSRLSVGATIVKDKRIVSGGYNGSIKGDEHCIDVGCKVVEGHCVRTIHAEINAILQCSRFGVGTEGATIYVTHFPCLNCTKSIIQAGIKEICYANDYRNNEYARELLEKSGIIVRKVDYDVNSVVERLLDNK; this is encoded by the coding sequence ATGCAAAGAATTAGTTGGGATGAATATTTTATGGCACAAAGCCACTTATTATCATTAAGATCTACATGTAGTAGATTATCGGTAGGAGCGACTATCGTTAAAGATAAAAGGATAGTATCTGGAGGATACAATGGATCAATAAAAGGAGATGAGCATTGTATCGATGTTGGTTGTAAAGTTGTTGAGGGACATTGTGTGAGAACAATACACGCTGAAATTAATGCGATACTTCAATGTTCAAGATTTGGAGTAGGGACAGAAGGTGCTACAATATATGTAACACATTTTCCTTGTTTGAACTGTACAAAATCAATAATTCAAGCTGGGATAAAAGAAATTTGCTATGCAAATGATTATAGAAATAATGAATATGCTCGAGAGTTATTAGAAAAATCTGGGATTATAGTAAGAAAAGTAGACTATGATGTCAATTCTGTAGTAGAAAGGCTTTTGGATAATAAGTAA
- a CDS encoding helix-hairpin-helix domain-containing protein, translated as MKFNKEEIILFLKQNFKIIAAAFLCSVLFVAAGFYYFSSSSSGNNDNINFNVQKSSEDNQNGEQKEDENKIFVDVKGAVKNPGVYETTKEKRVKDIIEEAGGLLEDADTSNINLSQKLRDQMVIYILKKGEKPKQIGEASSVGNSNDAIININTASKEQLMKISGIGKTKAEAILAYREKNGEFKRKEDITKVRGIGKATFDKIKDKIEV; from the coding sequence GTGAAATTTAATAAAGAAGAAATAATTTTGTTTTTAAAACAAAATTTTAAAATTATAGCAGCTGCATTTTTATGTAGTGTGTTATTTGTAGCGGCAGGGTTTTATTATTTCAGTAGTTCATCATCGGGTAATAATGATAATATAAACTTTAATGTTCAAAAATCCTCAGAAGATAATCAAAATGGGGAGCAAAAAGAGGATGAAAACAAAATTTTTGTTGATGTAAAAGGTGCTGTAAAAAATCCAGGTGTTTATGAGACTACAAAAGAAAAGAGAGTCAAGGATATAATTGAAGAGGCTGGAGGATTATTAGAAGATGCTGATACATCTAATATAAATCTTAGCCAAAAGTTACGAGATCAGATGGTCATTTACATTTTGAAAAAGGGAGAGAAGCCAAAGCAAATTGGGGAAGCTTCTAGTGTAGGTAACTCAAATGATGCGATTATAAATATAAATACAGCAAGTAAAGAACAACTTATGAAAATATCTGGAATAGGAAAAACTAAAGCTGAGGCTATACTTGCCTATCGAGAAAAAAATGGGGAATTCAAAAGGAAAGAAGATATAACAAAAGTACGAGGTATAGGGAAAGCTACTTTTGATAAAATTAAAGATAAAATAGAGGTATAA
- the mnmA gene encoding tRNA 2-thiouridine(34) synthase MnmA, translated as MSNGKKVVVGMSGGVDSSVTAYLLKQQGYDVIGVFMKNWEEKDDRGGCVAEKDYEDVIKVCEQLDIPYYSINFEKEYWNKVFTYFLDEYKKGRTPNPDIMCNKEIKFKVFLEYAEDLGADYVATGHYARVKDEDNQRLLLRGVDNNKDQTYFLSQLKQHQIKNILFPVGELEKKDVRRIAEEAGLATAKKKDSTGICFIGEKNFREFLSQYLPAKSGKMVDLDGNIRGEHVGLMHYTIGQRHGLGIGGTKDTDGEAWFACGKDLEKNILYVCQGFHNEKLYSDSLLASSLSFTTKDPQPNKFTCTAKFRYRQPDTEVDVEILEDDKVKVVYKNPVRAVTPGQAVVFYDGDVCLGGAIIDEVYKDGEKLQV; from the coding sequence ATGAGTAATGGTAAAAAAGTAGTAGTTGGTATGAGCGGAGGAGTAGACTCATCAGTAACAGCATATCTTTTAAAACAACAAGGGTATGATGTTATAGGTGTTTTTATGAAAAACTGGGAAGAAAAAGATGATCGTGGAGGTTGTGTTGCTGAAAAAGACTATGAAGATGTGATTAAGGTTTGTGAGCAACTAGATATTCCATATTATTCAATAAATTTTGAAAAAGAATATTGGAATAAAGTCTTCACATACTTTTTAGATGAATATAAAAAAGGTCGTACGCCAAACCCAGATATTATGTGTAACAAAGAAATTAAGTTTAAAGTTTTCTTAGAGTATGCGGAAGATTTAGGGGCTGACTATGTGGCAACTGGTCACTATGCTCGTGTAAAAGATGAAGATAATCAAAGATTACTTTTACGTGGTGTGGACAACAACAAAGATCAAACATACTTCTTATCACAATTAAAACAACATCAAATTAAAAATATTTTATTTCCTGTAGGAGAACTTGAGAAAAAGGATGTAAGAAGAATAGCGGAAGAAGCAGGTCTTGCGACTGCGAAGAAAAAAGATTCAACGGGAATATGTTTTATTGGTGAGAAAAATTTCAGAGAATTTTTATCTCAATATTTACCAGCAAAAAGTGGAAAAATGGTAGACCTTGATGGTAATATTCGTGGCGAGCATGTAGGACTTATGCACTACACTATAGGACAACGTCATGGGCTAGGAATTGGTGGAACAAAAGATACAGATGGTGAAGCATGGTTTGCTTGTGGTAAGGATTTAGAAAAAAATATTCTATATGTTTGTCAAGGATTCCACAATGAGAAATTATATTCTGATAGTCTTTTAGCAAGCTCGCTTTCATTTACAACTAAAGACCCACAACCTAATAAATTTACTTGTACAGCAAAATTCAGATATCGTCAACCGGATACTGAAGTAGATGTAGAAATATTAGAGGATGATAAAGTAAAAGTTGTTTATAAAAACCCAGTTCGTGCGGTAACCCCAGGACAAGCCGTTGTCTTTTATGACGGAGATGTTTGTTTAGGCGGAGCCATAATTGATGAAGTTTATAAAGACGGGGAAAAATTGCAAGTATAA
- a CDS encoding cysteine desulfurase family protein, which translates to MANIYLDYAATSRKHFDIIEKNLDILKEIYANPSSGHTLGKKNEKLFREAREKIAKSICAKPEEIIFTSGGTESNNTVFNHVLNRFAGGEIIISSIEHPSVKSSAKHLEKYGFIVHELSVDKTGIIDLEELRQKINDKTVLVSIMLANNETGMINPLKEISEIIKGKNILLHSDIVQAFGKVEIDVSDLNLDFASVSAHKIGALNNFGFLYAKNGEVESFILGGGQEHGIRSGTSDLLGTLVLADCVDETLKSISKLRELKNYFLDKLEENQVEFEINGLKDNSLPNIMNIYFKKIESQRLITYLDSLNIYISGGSACSSGNIKGSRIITEMYDIERASHSVRISIGFDITKEDLNFVIDKIVRLENRLKERDN; encoded by the coding sequence ATGGCGAATATATATTTAGATTATGCGGCAACATCAAGAAAACATTTTGATATTATTGAGAAAAATTTGGATATATTGAAAGAGATTTATGCTAATCCAAGCAGTGGTCATACTTTAGGAAAAAAGAATGAAAAGCTTTTTAGAGAAGCACGTGAAAAAATTGCCAAATCAATCTGTGCAAAACCTGAAGAAATTATATTTACTTCTGGTGGAACAGAAAGTAATAATACAGTTTTCAACCATGTACTAAATCGTTTTGCTGGTGGAGAAATTATTATTTCGTCTATAGAACATCCATCAGTTAAATCAAGTGCTAAACATTTAGAAAAATATGGATTTATTGTTCATGAATTAAGTGTAGATAAAACAGGAATAATTGATTTAGAGGAATTAAGACAGAAAATAAATGATAAGACAGTTTTGGTTTCTATTATGCTTGCTAATAATGAAACAGGGATGATAAATCCGCTTAAAGAAATTTCAGAAATAATTAAAGGTAAGAATATTTTATTACATAGTGATATTGTTCAAGCATTTGGAAAGGTAGAGATAGATGTTTCTGACTTAAATTTAGATTTTGCATCAGTTTCCGCACATAAAATTGGCGCTCTTAACAATTTTGGTTTTTTATATGCAAAAAATGGTGAGGTAGAATCGTTTATTTTGGGTGGAGGACAAGAACATGGAATTCGTTCAGGAACAAGTGATTTACTTGGAACATTAGTTCTTGCTGATTGTGTAGATGAAACATTAAAATCAATCTCAAAACTTCGTGAATTGAAAAATTATTTTCTTGATAAACTAGAGGAAAACCAAGTAGAGTTTGAAATTAATGGCTTAAAGGATAATTCACTTCCTAATATAATGAATATATATTTTAAGAAGATTGAATCACAACGACTTATTACGTATTTAGATTCATTGAATATTTATATATCTGGAGGTTCTGCTTGTAGTTCTGGGAATATAAAAGGTAGTCGAATTATTACAGAGATGTATGATATAGAGCGAGCTAGTCATTCAGTTAGAATAAGTATTGGCTTTGATATTACAAAGGAAGATTTAAATTTTGTTATTGATAAAATTGTAAGATTAGAAAATAGATTGAAAGAAAGGGATAATTAA
- the tsaD gene encoding tRNA (adenosine(37)-N6)-threonylcarbamoyltransferase complex transferase subunit TsaD, translated as MNDFKEKINILAIETSCDETSVAVVKNGKEVLSNIVSSQIETHKQFGGVVPEIASRQHIEVVIQIVEEALEEAKTSLSDIDALCVTQGPGLIGSLLVGVNVAKALSYALDKPLIAAHHIAGHIYASNIDNDIVYPSLALVVSGGHTELVYLKDELNFEIIGSTHDDAVGEAYDKVARQLNLEYPGGPKVDKLAKLGEDKYKFPRAMIDSNDYNFSFSGMKSAVINFVHNANQRGEEIVPEDLACSFQMAVVEVLITKTKKAIINLGVKQLILAGGVAGNSELRKQVLELEQELGIEVLIPKMSYCSDNAAMMGAVGYYYYKNNIFSNPLTLNAKSTLDLEEINK; from the coding sequence ATGAACGATTTTAAAGAAAAGATAAATATATTGGCGATAGAAACGAGCTGTGATGAAACGTCGGTTGCTGTTGTTAAAAATGGTAAAGAAGTATTATCGAATATTGTAAGTAGCCAAATTGAAACTCATAAACAATTTGGTGGAGTTGTCCCCGAAATTGCTAGCCGTCAGCATATAGAAGTAGTAATTCAAATTGTTGAAGAAGCACTTGAAGAAGCTAAGACTTCACTTTCTGATATAGATGCATTGTGCGTAACGCAAGGTCCGGGGTTAATAGGGTCGTTGTTAGTAGGTGTAAATGTTGCTAAGGCATTAAGTTATGCTCTTGATAAACCATTAATTGCAGCACATCATATTGCAGGGCATATTTATGCTAGTAATATAGATAATGATATAGTTTATCCATCGTTGGCTCTAGTAGTCAGTGGTGGACATACTGAACTTGTTTATTTAAAAGACGAACTTAATTTCGAAATTATTGGTTCTACTCATGATGATGCGGTAGGTGAAGCATATGATAAGGTGGCAAGGCAATTAAATCTAGAATATCCTGGTGGACCTAAAGTTGACAAACTTGCAAAACTAGGTGAGGATAAATACAAATTTCCACGTGCTATGATTGATAGTAATGATTATAATTTTAGTTTTTCAGGAATGAAGTCTGCGGTTATCAACTTTGTACACAATGCTAATCAACGTGGTGAAGAAATAGTACCAGAAGATTTGGCATGTAGTTTCCAAATGGCAGTAGTGGAAGTTTTAATTACAAAAACTAAAAAGGCCATAATTAATTTAGGAGTCAAGCAGTTGATACTAGCTGGAGGTGTGGCAGGTAATAGTGAGCTTCGTAAGCAAGTACTAGAACTTGAACAAGAATTAGGAATAGAAGTGTTAATTCCAAAAATGAGTTATTGCAGTGATAATGCGGCGATGATGGGAGCGGTAGGATATTATTACTATAAAAATAATATTTTTTCAAATCCATTAACGTTAAATGCGAAGTCAACATTAGACTTGGAAGAAATTAATAAATAG
- the rimI gene encoding ribosomal protein S18-alanine N-acetyltransferase, translating into MIKINKVDVNDLEVLSKIDIDNFEDAWTKEMFKSELEHPNAEYYGLFNDEEMIGFCGGWLVSDEYQINKIVIDKPHQNKKLGQIFFTYIMQVLKLKGVKKALVEVRVSNMPAITIYEKSGFATIDIRKNYYKNNGENAYVMVRDFSNERF; encoded by the coding sequence ATGATAAAAATAAATAAAGTAGATGTTAATGATTTGGAAGTACTTTCAAAAATTGATATTGATAATTTTGAAGATGCATGGACAAAGGAAATGTTTAAAAGTGAATTAGAACATCCAAACGCAGAATATTATGGATTATTTAACGATGAAGAAATGATAGGTTTTTGTGGTGGATGGTTAGTGTCGGACGAATATCAAATTAATAAAATTGTCATTGACAAACCTCATCAAAATAAAAAACTTGGTCAGATATTTTTCACTTATATAATGCAGGTGCTAAAATTAAAAGGTGTGAAAAAAGCCTTAGTAGAAGTGCGTGTGAGTAATATGCCGGCAATAACTATTTATGAAAAATCAGGATTTGCTACAATTGATATTAGAAAAAATTATTACAAAAATAATGGTGAAAATGCCTATGTAATGGTAAGGGATTTTAGTAATGAACGATTTTAA
- the tsaB gene encoding tRNA (adenosine(37)-N6)-threonylcarbamoyltransferase complex dimerization subunit type 1 TsaB translates to MVSIVVEASNGFCSIACLENNKVLSQRNMECSNNLSTIILQEIDNCLNDAGKSKKDLTEIIASNGPGSYTAIRVVAAICKTLAYTLKLPLKVVSSLKLQALLEFESNKLIVPLIDARRNNVFAAVYKVENKKLIEVLQEDYYSLEELNNFLKNKDEQFVYVGRDIKKLKEKLLLAENNKNEVSAANVVKIYDSLEIVDSYNMKPQYLRKTEAERELENDKNK, encoded by the coding sequence TTGGTAAGTATAGTAGTAGAAGCATCAAATGGTTTTTGTTCGATTGCATGTCTAGAGAATAATAAGGTACTGTCACAACGAAATATGGAATGCAGCAACAATTTATCAACGATAATTTTACAAGAAATTGATAATTGTTTAAATGATGCAGGAAAAAGCAAAAAAGATTTAACAGAAATAATTGCAAGTAATGGTCCAGGCTCATATACTGCCATTCGTGTTGTTGCAGCTATATGTAAGACATTAGCTTATACTTTAAAATTGCCACTGAAAGTTGTTTCAAGTTTAAAACTTCAAGCACTTTTGGAGTTTGAAAGTAATAAATTAATCGTACCACTTATTGATGCACGTCGTAATAATGTTTTTGCAGCAGTATATAAAGTTGAAAATAAAAAATTAATAGAAGTTTTGCAAGAAGATTATTATTCTTTAGAAGAATTAAATAACTTTTTAAAAAACAAGGATGAACAATTTGTTTATGTGGGACGTGATATAAAAAAACTAAAAGAAAAACTATTGTTGGCAGAAAATAACAAGAATGAAGTAAGTGCAGCAAATGTTGTCAAAATTTATGATAGTTTAGAAATTGTTGATAGTTATAATATGAAACCACAATATTTAAGGAAAACAGAAGCAGAGAGGGAACTAGAAAATGATAAAAATAAATAA
- the tsaE gene encoding tRNA (adenosine(37)-N6)-threonylcarbamoyltransferase complex ATPase subunit type 1 TsaE has translation MLNIVIKNLEDTKKLAKLVADSIENNKLLLMLNGDLAAGKTTFTKYLAEYLGVKAVVNSPTFNIMKEYKFPAGRLYHIDAYRLEDSDEDLGFDDIFYEDNVCVIEWGEFIEEFLPLEKLVFNIRLNGEERNVKIIATEKYRKIEERIGENW, from the coding sequence ATGTTAAATATAGTAATTAAAAATTTAGAAGACACTAAAAAATTAGCAAAATTAGTTGCTGATTCAATTGAAAATAATAAGTTGCTTTTAATGTTAAATGGTGATTTGGCGGCAGGGAAAACGACTTTTACAAAATATTTGGCTGAATATTTAGGAGTAAAAGCTGTTGTAAATTCTCCGACATTTAACATTATGAAAGAATATAAGTTTCCGGCTGGTCGCTTGTATCATATTGACGCATATCGTTTAGAAGACAGTGATGAAGATTTAGGTTTTGACGACATTTTTTATGAAGACAATGTATGTGTAATAGAATGGGGAGAATTTATAGAAGAATTTCTACCACTAGAAAAATTAGTTTTCAATATTCGACTTAATGGTGAAGAACGTAATGTAAAGATAATCGCAACTGAGAAATATAGAAAAATAGAGGAAAGGATTGGTGAAAATTGGTAA
- a CDS encoding nitroreductase family protein produces MTEAKNLYQNRRSVYALGKNLPISEQEVIEIIDNAVKYSPSAFNSNTAHAVVLLGDNHQKLWDITYAELAKLLPTDEAKATTKGKIDNFAAAYGTILFFEDHNVVKGLQEQFPSYADNFPIWSEQSTGIASFAVWNALAEAGVGANIQHYNPLIDEKVAKEWNIPSNLVLRAQMPFGEIVEEAAPIERKARVRVVK; encoded by the coding sequence ATGACAGAGGCGAAAAATTTATATCAGAACAGACGTAGTGTATATGCATTAGGAAAAAATTTACCGATTTCTGAACAAGAGGTAATAGAAATAATTGATAACGCAGTGAAATATTCACCAAGTGCATTCAATTCAAACACTGCTCACGCAGTAGTTTTATTAGGTGATAATCATCAAAAACTTTGGGATATTACTTATGCTGAATTAGCAAAGCTGTTACCAACTGATGAAGCTAAAGCTACAACGAAAGGGAAAATTGATAATTTTGCGGCAGCATATGGAACAATTTTATTCTTTGAAGACCATAATGTTGTAAAAGGCCTACAAGAACAATTTCCATCATATGCTGATAACTTCCCAATATGGTCTGAACAATCAACAGGTATTGCATCATTTGCAGTATGGAATGCGTTAGCAGAAGCTGGAGTAGGAGCAAATATACAGCACTACAATCCACTAATTGATGAAAAAGTAGCAAAAGAGTGGAATATTCCTTCTAACCTAGTTTTACGAGCACAAATGCCATTTGGCGAAATAGTTGAAGAAGCAGCACCTATAGAAAGAAAAGCTCGTGTAAGAGTAGTAAAATAA
- a CDS encoding winged helix-turn-helix transcriptional regulator — MKDKELFGACPFFTTQKLLTGKWTILILHILDNGEKRFNELQRELGNITQTTLTKQLKQLEQDGLINRKVYAQIPPKVEYSLTDIGKKFKGVLNELENWGADYINYLKENEKHPVHNIM, encoded by the coding sequence ATGAAAGATAAAGAATTATTTGGAGCATGTCCTTTTTTTACGACACAAAAGCTATTAACAGGAAAATGGACAATTTTAATACTACACATTTTGGATAATGGCGAAAAAAGATTTAATGAACTTCAACGTGAATTAGGAAATATTACACAAACTACTCTAACAAAACAGTTAAAGCAACTAGAACAAGATGGACTTATAAATAGAAAAGTTTATGCTCAAATCCCTCCGAAGGTAGAATATAGTCTTACTGATATCGGTAAAAAATTTAAAGGTGTTCTTAATGAACTTGAAAACTGGGGTGCAGATTACATCAATTATTTAAAAGAAAATGAAAAACATCCTGTTCACAATATCATGTAG
- a CDS encoding ATP-grasp domain-containing protein, with amino-acid sequence MNYLLVSPNFPISQEFFAKELKEKGINVLGVGSESYDALSQTLKDNLVEYFRVNDLEDYEEVFRAVAFLTYKHGKINRIESNNEYWLELDARLREDFNVYGVKPKQLEFTKYKSKMKTMFKEAGARVAKGYAANNKEELNGILKKLELPLIAKPDNGVGSANTYKLLTQRDVEEFINEWNEKVSYFFEEFVENGVLCTYDGLINQHGDIVFETSFIYTQPTLDLVNNGLDYANIIEPNIDPKLKELGQRIVYKFGMRERFFHIEFFRLPDGEYIALEYNNRIAGGTCVDLYNYSYNISLYNIYADIVLDNRVPEISTNKYTIALSRRNKYNYMYSLDEIRTKYLHKLRMIFYVPEVFSTAMGDIIIIISVDNKNQINEVMDYVQKI; translated from the coding sequence ATGAATTATTTATTAGTATCTCCGAACTTTCCAATAAGTCAAGAGTTCTTTGCGAAAGAATTAAAAGAAAAAGGTATTAATGTATTAGGAGTGGGATCAGAAAGTTATGATGCATTAAGTCAAACATTAAAGGATAACTTGGTAGAATACTTTAGAGTTAATGACTTAGAAGATTATGAAGAAGTCTTTCGAGCAGTTGCATTTTTAACATACAAACATGGGAAAATAAATAGAATAGAATCTAACAATGAATATTGGCTTGAACTAGATGCTAGGTTACGCGAAGATTTTAATGTTTATGGAGTTAAACCTAAACAGTTAGAATTTACGAAATATAAATCAAAAATGAAGACTATGTTTAAAGAAGCAGGGGCGAGAGTAGCCAAGGGTTATGCTGCTAACAATAAAGAAGAATTAAATGGTATTCTGAAAAAATTGGAATTACCACTTATTGCTAAGCCAGATAATGGTGTAGGTTCTGCCAATACATACAAATTATTAACTCAAAGAGATGTAGAAGAGTTTATTAATGAATGGAATGAAAAGGTAAGTTATTTTTTTGAAGAATTTGTGGAAAATGGCGTTCTTTGTACATATGATGGGTTAATCAATCAACATGGAGATATTGTATTTGAGACAAGTTTTATTTATACACAACCTACACTTGACTTGGTCAATAATGGATTGGATTATGCAAATATTATTGAACCAAATATTGATCCAAAGTTAAAAGAATTAGGTCAACGGATAGTTTATAAATTTGGTATGAGAGAAAGATTTTTCCATATAGAGTTCTTTAGACTTCCGGATGGTGAGTATATCGCTCTTGAATATAATAATCGTATTGCTGGTGGAACATGTGTAGATTTATATAATTATTCTTATAATATTTCTTTATATAATATTTATGCTGATATAGTGTTGGATAATAGAGTACCTGAAATTTCAACAAATAAATATACTATAGCGTTATCTAGACGAAATAAGTATAACTATATGTATTCTTTAGATGAAATACGAACTAAATATCTACATAAGTTACGTATGATTTTTTATGTCCCAGAAGTTTTCTCAACAGCAATGGGTGACATTATAATAATTATATCAGTTGATAATAAAAATCAAATTAATGAAGTCATGGACTATGTTCAAAAAATATAA
- a CDS encoding isochorismatase family protein codes for MEMLFKLLTEHVYLILFISMILEFAALPLPGETMMLLAGIMAYGGHASYLGMILASALGTIIGMQLSYEVGRRLGVKAIEKYGSYIGLTPYRMTKASEFFNKYGNIVIIIAYYLPGVRHILGYFSGITKVDAKRFHIYSTFGGIAWVGTFTTLGYVLGPSAKPVFHLMHKYGTLAMLFGLVGLFIYLIYKKLGTREFSAFIKKRVLIFILPIIFSIAVIIYKCSTAPMFHPKFITEVLFYLAVILLVISFLCYLRITLKNNTTKKLLVVVDYQKDFVDGSLTVERARELEKVIVDKIEKYRQDNQDIMFTKDTHYTNYLTTREGRYIPIEHCIIDTEGHGLYGEVAKYEKYAKKVFNKTSFGSIDLAKYISRSDYEEVEFCGVVSNICVLSNIIMTQTYNEKVEIKVDLNATKGMDDEIDSTLKKYLEQLTVRVKE; via the coding sequence ATGGAAATGTTGTTTAAACTATTGACTGAACATGTATATTTGATATTGTTTATATCAATGATTTTAGAATTTGCAGCTTTGCCGCTTCCAGGTGAAACAATGATGCTTCTTGCTGGTATTATGGCTTATGGAGGACATGCAAGTTATTTAGGAATGATATTAGCAAGTGCATTAGGGACAATAATAGGAATGCAGCTATCTTACGAAGTGGGACGTCGATTAGGAGTTAAAGCTATAGAAAAATATGGTTCATATATAGGGCTTACGCCTTACAGAATGACAAAAGCGTCTGAATTCTTTAATAAATATGGTAACATAGTAATCATAATTGCATATTATCTACCTGGAGTTCGTCATATATTAGGATATTTTTCTGGGATAACAAAAGTGGATGCAAAAAGATTCCATATCTATTCTACCTTTGGAGGAATTGCTTGGGTAGGAACATTTACTACTTTAGGTTACGTTTTAGGGCCTAGTGCCAAACCTGTATTCCATTTAATGCACAAATATGGAACATTAGCAATGTTATTTGGATTAGTTGGATTATTTATATATTTAATTTACAAAAAATTAGGAACTAGAGAATTTTCAGCATTCATTAAAAAGAGAGTATTAATTTTTATTCTGCCTATTATTTTTTCGATAGCAGTAATAATTTATAAATGTTCAACTGCACCAATGTTTCATCCGAAATTTATTACTGAAGTTTTATTTTACCTAGCAGTAATATTATTAGTAATTTCATTTTTATGTTATTTAAGAATTACATTGAAAAATAATACTACAAAAAAATTGTTAGTAGTAGTAGATTATCAAAAAGATTTTGTTGATGGCTCACTAACAGTCGAGCGTGCAAGGGAATTAGAAAAAGTTATTGTAGATAAAATAGAAAAATATAGACAAGATAACCAAGATATAATGTTTACAAAAGATACGCATTATACTAACTATTTAACTACAAGAGAAGGTCGATATATCCCAATAGAACATTGTATAATTGATACAGAAGGACATGGGTTATATGGTGAAGTAGCAAAATATGAAAAATATGCTAAGAAAGTTTTCAATAAAACATCTTTTGGTAGCATTGATTTAGCAAAATATATAAGTCGTAGTGATTATGAGGAAGTTGAGTTTTGCGGTGTTGTATCGAATATTTGCGTATTAAGTAATATCATTATGACTCAAACATATAATGAAAAAGTAGAAATTAAAGTAGATCTAAATGCAACTAAAGGTATGGATGATGAAATTGATAGTACACTTAAAAAATATTTAGAACAACTTACAGTAAGAGTAAAAGAATAA